The following nucleotide sequence is from Coffea eugenioides isolate CCC68of chromosome 3, Ceug_1.0, whole genome shotgun sequence.
tttttttttgtgtcaaaCAGCATATGGAATATAAGGAAGTAGCAAAGACGGTACCTAAGGCAGCAAAATGAGTAATATTTTCCACTTGTTAGCTAGCTTCGTTTTATCATTAAACTCCAAAGTTGATGTGAAAAAGAGGAGGCTGCATCTAAGTTTATGTAGATAATGGTTTGGCAACGATTTCATAGTTTAGGAGCTTGTAAAACGCAAAATGAACTTCAGTACTTTTCTGTTTCCAAGCTGGATACAGAAAGCACGTATACAGAACAGCTGTATACTATGAATCAATACTGAAAATCAAAGCTTGTGGAGGTCTTGATTCAATTACAACTTCTCCTTTCCATTTCTTAAATCTCATCCCTTGTCTgcttaaataaaaataaaaaaaattaacttgaGATTGCGAAATATTGTGAAGGAATAAAGAGcaggggaaaaaaatgaaattttatcaattattCAAAATGGTTGTGTAAATTTTCTTCTAAATGTTTCTTTATTTCAACTTATAGATCATGTTTCTAAGAATCTGGTCATCAAAACGAAAAACAAACGAGAATTGCACTTGTTGGGTGAAACAAAATGCTGCCAAAAGATAAACAAGAATTCCAAAGAATGTTTCTTGAATCCGATATTaaatttatgtaaaataaaaaaaattaaagttatGCAGCAGGTTCATTCTATCTCGTGAATTAAACTCCAGTTCTCACTTTTTAGGTGATAGTAACTGAAACCCATATGcaattttcatttcaatttcagAGAATCATAAACATCAAGAAACCAACAACCTCAAAAGATTCTAAAGGATAATAAAGATTGGAAAAAGACAAATGAAGAGAAATCAGCCATCAAATGGtatgagaaaaaagaaagtgaCACAGGAGGAAAACTTAAGATATACGCTCCACCTTTTTACTAGCCCACTATCATTTGCCTTTGGAAaagaatttctttttctcacTTTAGAATTTAAAATGCACATTTGAGAAACCACAAGGTCCCCTACATTGTGCCAACTACCTATGCTTACCTTACTTCTAATCTAAGCACAAAGTTGGGTGGTTCCCTCATAATTCATTCAACTGACCACTTTCCATAACACATCAATGTTTGCTATAATCTGAAGAAACATCATTATCCACACACAACATATATGGCCAACAAACCTTTCTTCCTTCCAACTTTTCTTCTCATATGTTGTAAATCCATTTCTCCAAAGCCATGAATCATTTCCTCCTAGGATTCCTAATATTTTCTTCCCTCCCACTACATTTGGTGTTTTCTTCTCATTGCACAACAGTTACTAACACCAAAACCTTCGAGAAATGTATGGCATTACCTAGCCAAGATGCCTCTATAGCTTGGACGTTTCATGCACACAATGCCACTCTTGATCTTGTCTTTTTTGGAACTTTTATATCCCCTTCAGGTTGGGTAGGATGGGGTATGAACCCTACTTCGGCCGAGATGACCGGAACACGTGCCCTTATCGCCTTTCCGGACCCAAACTCCGGCCAGTTGGTCCTTCTACCCTACATTATAGACCCCACTGTGAAACTACAAAAAGATCCACTCCTTTCGCGGCCTTTGGATGTTCATCTCCTCTCTTCTTCTGCCACCCTATACGGTGGCCGCATGGCCACGGTACATAATGGTGCAACCATTCAAATATATGCAACATTAAAACTTGTACCAAATAAAACCAAAATACATCATGTTTGGAACCGAGGATTGTACGTCCAAGGTTACTCTCCAACCATCCATCCGACGACTGCTAATGACCTTTCATCCACAGCCACCATTGATGTTTTATCCGGCATTGCAGCCAAAGGAAACAACAACAACATTTACACACTTAAAATCATTCATGGGGTCATAAATGCCATCTCCTGGGGACTTCTGCTACCGATTGGTGCCATCACAGCACGATATTTTCGACACATTCAAGCACTGGGGCCTGCATGGTTTTATGCTCATGCAGGGATACAACTTTTTGCAATTTTCATAGGAACTGTTGGATTTGCCATTGGTATTAGGCTTGGGGAACTGTCTCCAGGGAGAGTTTTTGGGCTGCATCGAAAACTTGGGTTCGCGATATTTTGCTTGGGATGGCTTCAGACTCTTGCTCTGTTGTTTAGGCCTAAAACTACAAATAAGTTTAGGAAGTATTGGAAATCTTATCACCATTTTGTAGGATATGCTTGTGTGGTTATAGGGGTGGTTAATGTTTTTCAAGGATTTGATGTCATGGGTTTAGGTCGATCTTATGCTAAGTTGGCCTATTGTTTAGGCCTCTCTACGTTGATTGGCGTTTGTATAGCGTTGGAAGTGAATTCTTGGGTCATTTTTTGTAGAAAggccaaagaagaaaagttgagaAGAGAAGGATTCATCAGCGGATGTTCTGACAAAGCAAGTGGTTCAAGCCGAGGTTAAATCGAATCACTACTTTTGGGAGGACATTTTTTATATGGACCATCGTCTTATCCATGTCGTGGCTTTGAGAGATTGTACCATGTGCATTAGAAGTTAATACTCTTCGAAATTGTACAAGTCTCCATGCACATGGTACCAGTCAACGTTGTGGTCAACAAAGACTATAACATTTGTTGATCTTATATTTGTAagtcttctttctttctttttttccttgaaATCAAAAAGTTGCAAAAGTTTTGTAGATTTGTTGTGCAATATGAGAAAATTGGTTTTTTGATGGTAAAATACCAAAACAAAGTATTACTTTATCTTTCCGTGTCTCTCTCTGTATTAGTAGCATTCTAGCAGGAGCTTATGTAGGACATGATATTATTTGTGAAATCTCTGTCATTATCTCTAGCCAAAGCTCTCTCTCAGGTATGAAAGTCAAATAAAATGCATGTTGATAGGATGAGGTTTAAGGCAAAAGCCAGGATTCCCTGCCTAACTTGTCCAAATTGAACTGAGATTTGTTGAGGAGATTAAATGTTTTGGTAAGCAAAACTACTCCAACAATTTGTCAGGCTTCGGTATATACTTCTCAGTATGTTCAGGAGCTATATTTAGTGATTTCCAAAGTACCTAACTTTCTGTAACTTTCCCTAATTGAGAGATTTTCAAATTGAGAAAATATGAATGTCAGAGCCTGATCTGCAGGATCAATAAAAGATAATCTAGTGCAGAGCAGAGTTGGGGAAAGCCAAAGGTTTGTTCATTTCCCTGTTGGTAAAATACAATTGAACCAGTGTTTTGGTTCATCATCTTAAGCAATAGCCCTAAACCATCAGTTCAGCTGATCAATGGAAGAAATTTTACTCAACTCTGCATAGAATGTACTATACCGTCCAGAACCCTCATCTTGTCTCCCTCTTGACAAAAGAATTTTTTGCTCTCTTTTATGTACAGTTGCGTGGAAAGATTACATTCAGAAAAAGTAAATCTTGATTTAGACATTGTGGACTGAGATTCACCAGGCTTGATATAGAAACGGTGTAGTAGTCATGCTCAGAAAGTTATAAATCACCAGCTCAGAAAGAAGTCAATTTGTAATGGCAATTGCTTCCGCTAAGAAGAACTTGATAGCCTCTGCCACAGGGACAATTGAAATGCAGAATCAGACACTCCCCATTTCTCTCCACCCACACTGCTTCCTCGAAAGGTCTTTCTTCACTTTCAGTTATCGCTTCACTCACTTCAGACTCATCCTGTGTGATCAAGTTAAAGATTCAGAAGGGGCACTTAAACTGCTCAAGTGGTGAACTAAATTTGAATTAACTCCTAAGCAAAGACTTTTCCAGAAAGAACCACAACAGAGAAAATAACACCAAAAAAGGCCGATAAATCCAAGTAAGTACCAAAACATCATGTTACAATGAAATCAAGAAAGACAAGGAAAGTCCAGagatattgaaaaaaaaatttataaaccCTTCGTTTCACAAATCTATCAGCAATGACTAGAAACAAGCCCGAAATACAAATTCACAAGTAAAAGTTAAATCAAAGTActacaaaagtttcaagaaagaaggggggggggggaattcAAAGGAAATATGATCGTTTTTGATACCTTTGGAAGAGTATCAATATCTTCGGAGCCACTGTCTTCTTCACCTTCCTTTATGACTTCATTCCACCATGGTAAGAAGCTGGTGACTGCATGGCTTTCCTTGCCGCTGGAGGCCGTGGTGCGGTGGTGGTTGTCACCACCGGGTAAGAAGCTGGAGTGGGATCAGATACTGAACGGTAGAGACAGACTGAGATGGCGAAGTAGCACAGAATTGACCGCATAACTCTCCGGCAACTGGTTATTCAGGAAATTGCCCAATGATTTTGGAGCTTGATCAGAGAGGCTGCTTGCTCCTGGAGAGTTGATTGGATC
It contains:
- the LOC113765175 gene encoding cytochrome b561 and DOMON domain-containing protein At2g04850; its protein translation is MNHFLLGFLIFSSLPLHLVFSSHCTTVTNTKTFEKCMALPSQDASIAWTFHAHNATLDLVFFGTFISPSGWVGWGMNPTSAEMTGTRALIAFPDPNSGQLVLLPYIIDPTVKLQKDPLLSRPLDVHLLSSSATLYGGRMATVHNGATIQIYATLKLVPNKTKIHHVWNRGLYVQGYSPTIHPTTANDLSSTATIDVLSGIAAKGNNNNIYTLKIIHGVINAISWGLLLPIGAITARYFRHIQALGPAWFYAHAGIQLFAIFIGTVGFAIGIRLGELSPGRVFGLHRKLGFAIFCLGWLQTLALLFRPKTTNKFRKYWKSYHHFVGYACVVIGVVNVFQGFDVMGLGRSYAKLAYCLGLSTLIGVCIALEVNSWVIFCRKAKEEKLRREGFISGCSDKASGSSRG